A window of Eikenella corrodens contains these coding sequences:
- the folK gene encoding 2-amino-4-hydroxy-6-hydroxymethyldihydropteridine diphosphokinase encodes MKQAIIALGSNLEQPVSQLQNALAALAAHPQVQVLAASSFYRTAPVGYADQPDFINAVALLATDLPAAELLALLHQTEAAAGRVRSFRNAPRTLDLDLIDYAGQTLDSPALQLPHPRAHQRGFVMIPLAEIAPRHILPGQTATAAELAATLGNEGVQRLDETES; translated from the coding sequence ATGAAGCAAGCCATTATTGCCTTGGGCAGCAACCTCGAACAGCCCGTTTCCCAGCTGCAAAACGCGCTGGCCGCGCTGGCTGCGCATCCGCAAGTGCAGGTGCTGGCTGCTTCCTCGTTTTACCGCACCGCGCCGGTGGGCTATGCCGACCAGCCCGACTTCATCAACGCCGTGGCGTTGCTGGCCACCGATTTGCCCGCTGCCGAACTGCTCGCGCTGCTGCACCAAACCGAAGCCGCCGCCGGCCGCGTGCGCAGCTTCCGCAATGCCCCGCGCACGCTGGATTTGGACTTAATCGACTACGCCGGCCAAACGCTCGACAGCCCCGCCTTGCAGCTGCCGCACCCGCGCGCCCATCAGCGCGGCTTCGTGATGATTCCCCTGGCCGAAATCGCCCCGCGGCACATCCTGCCCGGCCAAACCGCCACCGCTGCCGAGCTGGCCGCCACGCTGGGCAATGAAGGCGTGCAACGTTTAGATGAAACAGAGAGTTAA
- a CDS encoding deoxynucleoside kinase — protein MQADYRYIVVEGPIGSGKSPLSRKLAEHFGCTLISEQPEQNPFLEQFYLNAANHGLAAELYFLMRRTETLNLIAAADEIGNANHSMQRVVSDFLLEKDQIFVPTILREDEQALYWQLKQKIMPEIPVPDLVIYLQTSAGAAEAQLRSRGDNHINLFPPGYLQQVHEEYHRYFYLYDRAPLLIANTEELDFVNNPDHFQLLLHAIANMRGSRHYLNLSER, from the coding sequence ATGCAGGCAGACTACCGCTACATCGTTGTGGAAGGCCCCATCGGCAGCGGCAAATCCCCGCTCAGCCGCAAGCTGGCCGAGCATTTCGGCTGCACCCTCATCAGCGAGCAGCCCGAGCAAAACCCGTTTTTGGAACAGTTCTACCTCAATGCCGCCAACCACGGCCTGGCCGCCGAACTCTACTTCCTGATGCGCCGCACCGAAACGCTCAACCTCATTGCCGCCGCCGACGAAATCGGCAACGCCAACCACAGCATGCAGCGCGTGGTGAGCGATTTCCTGCTGGAAAAAGACCAGATTTTCGTGCCCACCATCCTGCGTGAAGACGAGCAGGCGCTGTATTGGCAGCTCAAGCAAAAAATCATGCCCGAAATTCCCGTGCCCGATTTGGTAATTTACCTGCAAACCAGCGCTGGAGCTGCTGAAGCGCAGCTGCGCAGCCGGGGCGACAACCACATCAACCTGTTCCCGCCCGGCTACCTGCAGCAGGTGCACGAGGAATACCACCGCTATTTCTACCTCTACGACCGCGCCCCGCTGCTGATTGCCAACACCGAAGAGCTGGATTTCGTGAACAATCCCGACCACTTCCAACTGCTGCTGCACGCCATCGCCAATATGCGCGGCAGTCGGCATTATTTGAACTTGAGCGAACGCTAG